The following coding sequences lie in one Alosa alosa isolate M-15738 ecotype Scorff River chromosome 21, AALO_Geno_1.1, whole genome shotgun sequence genomic window:
- the LOC125286319 gene encoding uncharacterized protein LOC125286319 isoform X2, translating into MDLFIIISLLFVGHVTTSVKGYSVEEEIYVRHQYVCPGQFVTFSKAKYYKDLFFQPSGSDSAMQILLPSYEFRNRDVFIPEVTRQHEGDYFWTHASTAATFLLRLGTTKLFLKDCGSAKEVYYGNKFSLEVPQAASVLEFTREGSTDRKILWSRNNTDNSLGASWNAFNIKYADAGRYAFLKENGVEISSTSLYVRENLEYYDVSKKSFLESKFPVPINEAVVMFIDPSQNEYLLFVHGTKTEKAFQMFQDRLQLQPSQSGELELRIMGLKSRDVGRYEVKDKEEGLVSVIWLSETVLQPRRVNAQISMDMTGPIAAGCVISILIVLMITCCCVWRSRKKRDTAPVSSPSPEYHAPIYVHDPVVIYSPGHPLQLRPTAPVVEEGSAAPVESADGQSGQQSLPSSQPLDNNVPLSYNEVIGSGPEPLYTYPSAAPSGASAGGAGGGGADPDPSAPPDPGIQYQPQGWGGSMGDFLTSSPLNMDTNTATSTYNSDKLNF; encoded by the exons ATggatttgtttattattatttctctgCTATTTGTAG GGCATGTCACCACGTCTGTGAAAGGATACAGTGTCG AAGAAGAAATTTATGTGAGACATCAGTATGTATGCCCTGGTCAGTTTGTCACCTTCTCAAAAGCCAAATATTATAAGGATTTGTTTTTTCAACCGAGTGGGTCGGACTCTGCGATGCAG ATCTTGCTCCCTTCTTATGAGTTCCGAAACAGAGACGTGTTTATTCCTGAGGTCACTAGACAACATGAGGGCGATTATTTCTGGACACATGCCAGCACTGCTGCTACATTTCTGTTGAGGTTGGGAACGACCAAATTATTTCTCAAAG ATTGTGGCAGTGCGAAGGAAGTATATTATGGAAATAAGTTCAGTCTGGAGGTGCCACAGGCGGCGTCCGTATTGGAGTTCACCAGAGAGGGGTCGACTGACCGCAAGATCCTGTGGAGTCGGAACAACACAGATAACAGTCTGGGAGCCAGCTGGAATGCCTTCAATATCAAGTACGCCGATGCGGGCCGCTATGCTTTCCTAAAGGAGAACGGGGTCGAGATCTCCAGCACTTCTCTTTATGTTcgag AAAACCTGGAATATTACGATGTGAGTAAGAAGTCCTTCCTGGAAAGCAAGTTCCCAGTTCCTATAAACGAGGCTGTGGTTATGTTTATCGATCCATCGCAGAATGAGTATCTGCTCTTTGTACATGGCACAAAGACCGAGAAAGCATTCCAGATGTTTCAGGATCGGTTGCAGCTACAGCCATCGCAAAGTGGAGAACTGGAACTCCGTATTATGGGCCTGAAATCAAGGGATGTGGGACGATATGAAGTCAAAGACAAGGAAGAAGGCCTCGTCTCTGTCATATGGCTTTCTGAGACTG ttctacaaccaagaagagtgaatgctcaaatttcaa TGGACATGACTGGACCCATTGCCGCTGGTTGTGTGATCAGTATATTGATTGTTTTAATGATCacctgttgctgtgtgtggagGTCTCGCAAGAAGAGGGATACAGCCCCTGTTTCTTCACCATCACCAGAGTACCACGCGCCCATCTATGTGCAT GATCCTGTTGTAATATATTCACCAGGCCACCCCCTTCAACTTCGGCCTACG GCACCAGTTGTAGAGGAAGGTTCTGCTGCCCCTGTAGAGAGTGCAGATGGGCAATCGGGGCAGCagtctctcccttcatctcaaCCCTTGGACAACAATGTCCCACTT TCTTACAATGAAGTTATTGGCAGTGGTCCTGAGCCTCTCTATACATACCCTTCTGCTGCTCCTTCTGGG GCCTCAGCTGGAGGagcgggaggaggaggggccgACCCTGACCCTAGTGCCCCACCAGACCCTGGGATTCAGTACCAGCCCCAGGGGTGGGGTGGAAGTATGGGAGACTTCCTCACCAGTTCTCCTCTGAACATGGACACCAACACCGCCACCAGTACCTACAATTCAGACAAACTCAACTTTTGA
- the LOC125286319 gene encoding uncharacterized protein LOC125286319 isoform X1 produces MDLFIIISLLFVGHVTTSVKGYSVEEEIYVRHQYVCPGQFVTFSKAKYYKDLFFQPSGSDSAMQVANRTHILLPSYEFRNRDVFIPEVTRQHEGDYFWTHASTAATFLLRLGTTKLFLKDCGSAKEVYYGNKFSLEVPQAASVLEFTREGSTDRKILWSRNNTDNSLGASWNAFNIKYADAGRYAFLKENGVEISSTSLYVRENLEYYDVSKKSFLESKFPVPINEAVVMFIDPSQNEYLLFVHGTKTEKAFQMFQDRLQLQPSQSGELELRIMGLKSRDVGRYEVKDKEEGLVSVIWLSETVLQPRRVNAQISMDMTGPIAAGCVISILIVLMITCCCVWRSRKKRDTAPVSSPSPEYHAPIYVHDPVVIYSPGHPLQLRPTAPVVEEGSAAPVESADGQSGQQSLPSSQPLDNNVPLSYNEVIGSGPEPLYTYPSAAPSGASAGGAGGGGADPDPSAPPDPGIQYQPQGWGGSMGDFLTSSPLNMDTNTATSTYNSDKLNF; encoded by the exons ATggatttgtttattattatttctctgCTATTTGTAG GGCATGTCACCACGTCTGTGAAAGGATACAGTGTCG AAGAAGAAATTTATGTGAGACATCAGTATGTATGCCCTGGTCAGTTTGTCACCTTCTCAAAAGCCAAATATTATAAGGATTTGTTTTTTCAACCGAGTGGGTCGGACTCTGCGATGCAGGTAGCAAACCGGACTCAT ATCTTGCTCCCTTCTTATGAGTTCCGAAACAGAGACGTGTTTATTCCTGAGGTCACTAGACAACATGAGGGCGATTATTTCTGGACACATGCCAGCACTGCTGCTACATTTCTGTTGAGGTTGGGAACGACCAAATTATTTCTCAAAG ATTGTGGCAGTGCGAAGGAAGTATATTATGGAAATAAGTTCAGTCTGGAGGTGCCACAGGCGGCGTCCGTATTGGAGTTCACCAGAGAGGGGTCGACTGACCGCAAGATCCTGTGGAGTCGGAACAACACAGATAACAGTCTGGGAGCCAGCTGGAATGCCTTCAATATCAAGTACGCCGATGCGGGCCGCTATGCTTTCCTAAAGGAGAACGGGGTCGAGATCTCCAGCACTTCTCTTTATGTTcgag AAAACCTGGAATATTACGATGTGAGTAAGAAGTCCTTCCTGGAAAGCAAGTTCCCAGTTCCTATAAACGAGGCTGTGGTTATGTTTATCGATCCATCGCAGAATGAGTATCTGCTCTTTGTACATGGCACAAAGACCGAGAAAGCATTCCAGATGTTTCAGGATCGGTTGCAGCTACAGCCATCGCAAAGTGGAGAACTGGAACTCCGTATTATGGGCCTGAAATCAAGGGATGTGGGACGATATGAAGTCAAAGACAAGGAAGAAGGCCTCGTCTCTGTCATATGGCTTTCTGAGACTG ttctacaaccaagaagagtgaatgctcaaatttcaa TGGACATGACTGGACCCATTGCCGCTGGTTGTGTGATCAGTATATTGATTGTTTTAATGATCacctgttgctgtgtgtggagGTCTCGCAAGAAGAGGGATACAGCCCCTGTTTCTTCACCATCACCAGAGTACCACGCGCCCATCTATGTGCAT GATCCTGTTGTAATATATTCACCAGGCCACCCCCTTCAACTTCGGCCTACG GCACCAGTTGTAGAGGAAGGTTCTGCTGCCCCTGTAGAGAGTGCAGATGGGCAATCGGGGCAGCagtctctcccttcatctcaaCCCTTGGACAACAATGTCCCACTT TCTTACAATGAAGTTATTGGCAGTGGTCCTGAGCCTCTCTATACATACCCTTCTGCTGCTCCTTCTGGG GCCTCAGCTGGAGGagcgggaggaggaggggccgACCCTGACCCTAGTGCCCCACCAGACCCTGGGATTCAGTACCAGCCCCAGGGGTGGGGTGGAAGTATGGGAGACTTCCTCACCAGTTCTCCTCTGAACATGGACACCAACACCGCCACCAGTACCTACAATTCAGACAAACTCAACTTTTGA
- the LOC125286319 gene encoding uncharacterized protein LOC125286319 isoform X3 codes for MDLFIIISLLFVGHVTTSVKGYSVEEEIYVRHQYVCPGQFVTFSKAKYYKDLFFQPSGSDSAMQVANRTHILLPSYEFRNRDVFIPEVTRQHEGDYFWTHASTAATFLLRLGTTKLFLKDCGSAKEVYYGNKFSLEVPQAASVLEFTREGSTDRKILWSRNNTDNSLGASWNAFNIKYADAGRYAFLKENGVEISSTSLYVRENLEYYDVSKKSFLESKFPVPINEAVVMFIDPSQNEYLLFVHGTKTEKAFQMFQDRLQLQPSQSGELELRIMGLKSRDVGRYEVKDKEEGLVSVIWLSETVDMTGPIAAGCVISILIVLMITCCCVWRSRKKRDTAPVSSPSPEYHAPIYVHDPVVIYSPGHPLQLRPTAPVVEEGSAAPVESADGQSGQQSLPSSQPLDNNVPLSYNEVIGSGPEPLYTYPSAAPSGASAGGAGGGGADPDPSAPPDPGIQYQPQGWGGSMGDFLTSSPLNMDTNTATSTYNSDKLNF; via the exons ATggatttgtttattattatttctctgCTATTTGTAG GGCATGTCACCACGTCTGTGAAAGGATACAGTGTCG AAGAAGAAATTTATGTGAGACATCAGTATGTATGCCCTGGTCAGTTTGTCACCTTCTCAAAAGCCAAATATTATAAGGATTTGTTTTTTCAACCGAGTGGGTCGGACTCTGCGATGCAGGTAGCAAACCGGACTCAT ATCTTGCTCCCTTCTTATGAGTTCCGAAACAGAGACGTGTTTATTCCTGAGGTCACTAGACAACATGAGGGCGATTATTTCTGGACACATGCCAGCACTGCTGCTACATTTCTGTTGAGGTTGGGAACGACCAAATTATTTCTCAAAG ATTGTGGCAGTGCGAAGGAAGTATATTATGGAAATAAGTTCAGTCTGGAGGTGCCACAGGCGGCGTCCGTATTGGAGTTCACCAGAGAGGGGTCGACTGACCGCAAGATCCTGTGGAGTCGGAACAACACAGATAACAGTCTGGGAGCCAGCTGGAATGCCTTCAATATCAAGTACGCCGATGCGGGCCGCTATGCTTTCCTAAAGGAGAACGGGGTCGAGATCTCCAGCACTTCTCTTTATGTTcgag AAAACCTGGAATATTACGATGTGAGTAAGAAGTCCTTCCTGGAAAGCAAGTTCCCAGTTCCTATAAACGAGGCTGTGGTTATGTTTATCGATCCATCGCAGAATGAGTATCTGCTCTTTGTACATGGCACAAAGACCGAGAAAGCATTCCAGATGTTTCAGGATCGGTTGCAGCTACAGCCATCGCAAAGTGGAGAACTGGAACTCCGTATTATGGGCCTGAAATCAAGGGATGTGGGACGATATGAAGTCAAAGACAAGGAAGAAGGCCTCGTCTCTGTCATATGGCTTTCTGAGACTG TGGACATGACTGGACCCATTGCCGCTGGTTGTGTGATCAGTATATTGATTGTTTTAATGATCacctgttgctgtgtgtggagGTCTCGCAAGAAGAGGGATACAGCCCCTGTTTCTTCACCATCACCAGAGTACCACGCGCCCATCTATGTGCAT GATCCTGTTGTAATATATTCACCAGGCCACCCCCTTCAACTTCGGCCTACG GCACCAGTTGTAGAGGAAGGTTCTGCTGCCCCTGTAGAGAGTGCAGATGGGCAATCGGGGCAGCagtctctcccttcatctcaaCCCTTGGACAACAATGTCCCACTT TCTTACAATGAAGTTATTGGCAGTGGTCCTGAGCCTCTCTATACATACCCTTCTGCTGCTCCTTCTGGG GCCTCAGCTGGAGGagcgggaggaggaggggccgACCCTGACCCTAGTGCCCCACCAGACCCTGGGATTCAGTACCAGCCCCAGGGGTGGGGTGGAAGTATGGGAGACTTCCTCACCAGTTCTCCTCTGAACATGGACACCAACACCGCCACCAGTACCTACAATTCAGACAAACTCAACTTTTGA